Proteins encoded within one genomic window of Rossellomorea vietnamensis:
- a CDS encoding fatty acid--CoA ligase — MYATTGSIFDQTVMKFRNKEAIVEEKTGKRLTFGEWQDEVHRVANALLEAGVRKGDRVSTYLFNTLELANVYFACGKIGAVINPINFRLKGNEIYFILEDAEPKVVLFEEALSKPIEGILENFPQILFWYVGDNTPAFAQSYHEVVSPCSTALADFSVKETDIYAIMYTSGTTGRPKGVLHRHRDIAEQSLICTSVMGLTPNDIGLVTAPMFHCAELHCCFLPRVQAGAKNIIVHQFKPQTVLDVIQREKVTNFFAAPTMWNMLLQHGVEEYDTSSLRVGLYGAAPMAPVLVRALQETMNVDLIQAYGQTEMGPAVTFLLQDEQLTKAGSAGRAAYNHEIRVVRPSENGPSDPEDMCKPGEVGEIIVRGSCTMLEYFNRKEATEKALYKGWYHSSDLGYMDEDGYLYVADRVDDMVITGGENVYPREVEDALHVHEDVLDVAVLGQPDETWGEQVLAVVVSKNPSLSSGDLDLFLKNGDLLADYKRPREYVFVEELPRNASGKIQKFLLREHFKQKEKQ, encoded by the coding sequence ATGTACGCAACCACTGGATCTATTTTTGACCAAACGGTAATGAAATTCCGCAATAAGGAGGCAATCGTAGAAGAGAAGACTGGGAAACGGTTGACCTTTGGGGAGTGGCAGGATGAAGTACATCGTGTGGCCAATGCCCTCTTGGAAGCAGGCGTAAGGAAAGGTGACCGGGTTTCTACTTATCTATTCAATACATTGGAGTTAGCTAATGTCTATTTTGCATGTGGGAAAATCGGTGCCGTGATCAATCCGATAAATTTCCGTCTGAAAGGGAATGAAATATACTTTATATTAGAAGATGCAGAACCTAAGGTCGTACTGTTTGAAGAAGCTCTTTCCAAACCGATTGAAGGGATATTAGAGAACTTTCCTCAGATCCTTTTTTGGTATGTGGGCGACAACACGCCAGCATTTGCACAAAGCTATCATGAGGTAGTGAGTCCTTGTTCCACGGCACTTGCTGATTTTTCAGTAAAAGAAACGGACATTTATGCCATCATGTACACGAGCGGGACCACCGGCAGACCAAAGGGGGTGCTCCACAGACACCGGGATATAGCGGAGCAGAGCTTGATCTGTACATCGGTTATGGGGCTCACACCAAATGATATCGGACTTGTGACTGCACCCATGTTCCATTGTGCCGAGCTTCATTGCTGTTTCCTTCCACGGGTACAAGCGGGAGCGAAAAATATCATCGTTCATCAGTTCAAGCCCCAAACGGTATTGGATGTAATACAACGTGAGAAAGTCACCAATTTTTTCGCAGCACCGACCATGTGGAATATGCTTCTCCAGCATGGGGTCGAGGAGTATGATACTTCATCACTCCGGGTCGGTCTCTACGGGGCTGCCCCGATGGCACCTGTTCTTGTCAGGGCTCTACAAGAAACAATGAATGTGGACCTGATCCAGGCGTATGGTCAGACGGAGATGGGGCCAGCGGTTACGTTCCTGTTACAGGATGAACAGTTAACGAAAGCAGGTTCCGCTGGTCGTGCCGCTTATAACCATGAAATACGAGTGGTAAGACCATCTGAGAATGGCCCTTCTGATCCGGAAGATATGTGTAAACCCGGTGAAGTCGGGGAAATCATTGTCAGGGGCTCATGCACGATGCTTGAATACTTTAACCGGAAGGAAGCGACGGAAAAAGCGTTGTATAAAGGCTGGTACCACTCCAGTGACTTAGGTTACATGGATGAAGACGGATATTTATATGTGGCTGACAGGGTCGATGATATGGTAATTACAGGAGGGGAGAACGTCTATCCGCGTGAGGTAGAGGACGCCCTCCATGTTCATGAAGATGTGTTGGATGTCGCAGTCCTCGGTCAGCCGGATGAAACATGGGGAGAGCAGGTATTAGCAGTAGTGGTGTCGAAAAATCCTTCTCTTTCATCAGGGGACCTTGATTTATTTTTGAAGAATGGTGATCTGTTGGCAGATTATAAACGGCCGCGTGAATATGTATTTGTGGAGGAACTTCCCCGTAATGCAAGTGGGAAAATTCAAAAGTTCCTGCTGAGGGAACATTTTAAACAAAAAGAAAAACAATGA
- a CDS encoding nitrite/sulfite reductase, translating into MAYKKSWESNEKLNKTEQWKLEKDGLKVFEDIPHYAKNGFSSIPKEEWDKFKWAGLYLQRPKEDGYFMMRVNVPSGILSYDQARELASICKEYGRDVYDITTRQAIQFHWLKIEQIPDIFKRLEKVGLSSAGACGDITRNIVGNPLAGIDPDELFDTRAVVKEVYDFFQHNEDFSNLPRKYKVSISANLNNAANAEINCVSFLPAKKEIDGKEENGFHLKVGGGLSSRPLLAEELDVFVLPHQVKDVTIALTTIFRDYGYREKRHLARLKFLMADWGPEKFKEKLLEYVELLPAGTDAVKGWNAGYFYGVHPQKQEGLNYIGLNVPVGRLNSDEVYELARISKKYGNGELRNCNSQNLIIPNIPDEHVDALLNEKIFDRISTSPLSFIGYSVSCTGIEYCNLALVETKERMRQIANDLDQELTLDVPVRIHMVGCPNSCGQRQIADIGLQGIKMRTKDKKMIEAFEIYVGGTLQDGGKLNEKLKGKVEAANLSEVVKQLLIHFKQTKEQGETFFDYINRVGTAPLQESLDQLLQEA; encoded by the coding sequence ATGGCATATAAGAAATCATGGGAGTCAAATGAAAAGCTGAACAAAACAGAACAATGGAAGCTCGAAAAAGACGGATTGAAGGTATTCGAAGATATTCCGCATTATGCTAAAAACGGATTCTCTTCCATCCCAAAAGAGGAATGGGATAAATTCAAGTGGGCTGGCCTTTACCTGCAAAGACCGAAAGAAGACGGTTATTTCATGATGAGGGTCAATGTCCCTTCCGGCATCTTATCGTATGATCAGGCAAGGGAGCTTGCTTCCATCTGTAAGGAATACGGCAGGGATGTCTATGATATCACGACCCGCCAGGCCATCCAGTTCCACTGGTTGAAGATTGAACAAATCCCCGATATCTTTAAACGTCTGGAAAAAGTCGGATTGTCCTCTGCAGGGGCATGTGGGGATATTACACGTAACATCGTCGGAAACCCTCTGGCTGGCATCGATCCCGATGAACTCTTTGACACAAGAGCCGTTGTCAAGGAAGTCTATGACTTTTTCCAACATAATGAAGACTTTTCAAATTTACCGAGAAAGTACAAAGTCTCGATTTCCGCCAATCTCAACAATGCAGCGAATGCCGAAATCAACTGTGTTTCTTTCCTTCCGGCGAAAAAGGAGATAGACGGTAAAGAGGAGAACGGGTTTCACCTGAAGGTCGGAGGTGGTTTGTCTTCGAGACCTCTTCTGGCAGAAGAATTGGACGTATTCGTTCTCCCACATCAGGTGAAAGACGTAACGATTGCCCTTACGACCATTTTTCGGGACTACGGATATCGGGAGAAACGGCATTTGGCCCGTTTGAAATTCTTAATGGCTGACTGGGGGCCGGAGAAGTTCAAAGAAAAACTGCTGGAGTATGTAGAGCTTCTTCCGGCAGGGACCGACGCAGTGAAAGGATGGAACGCAGGGTATTTCTACGGAGTTCACCCCCAAAAACAGGAAGGACTCAATTATATTGGACTGAATGTTCCCGTAGGCAGACTGAATTCCGATGAAGTATATGAACTCGCGAGAATATCCAAGAAATATGGAAATGGAGAACTCAGAAACTGTAACTCTCAGAATCTCATCATTCCGAATATTCCCGATGAGCATGTGGATGCTTTGCTTAATGAAAAGATCTTTGACCGGATTTCAACGAGCCCTTTATCTTTCATCGGGTACTCTGTATCGTGCACAGGAATCGAATATTGCAATCTTGCTTTGGTAGAGACAAAGGAGCGGATGAGACAGATCGCCAATGACTTGGATCAGGAATTGACGTTGGATGTCCCAGTGAGGATCCATATGGTGGGTTGCCCCAATTCATGCGGTCAGCGACAAATTGCAGACATCGGTCTCCAGGGGATCAAAATGAGGACGAAAGATAAGAAAATGATCGAAGCCTTTGAAATCTATGTAGGTGGTACCCTTCAGGACGGCGGCAAATTGAATGAAAAGCTGAAAGGGAAAGTGGAAGCCGCCAATCTGTCCGAAGTCGTCAAGCAACTCTTGATTCATTTCAAACAAACAAAGGAACAAGGGGAAACGTTCTTTGACTATATCAACCGAGTCGGTACCGCTCCCCTTCAGGAATCGTTGGATCAACTGCTGCAGGAAGCATAA
- a CDS encoding nucleobase:cation symporter-2 family protein produces the protein MKNQPLKLASLGIQHVLAMYAGAVIVPLIVGGALGLSGEQLTYLVSIDIFMCGIATLLQVWSNRFFGIGLPVVLGCTFTAVGPMIAIGGQYGISAIYGSILVSGLFVIVISKYFGKLVRFFPPVVTGSVVTIIGITLIPVAMNNMAGGQGSADFGSLENLSLAFGTLVFILFLYKFFTGFVRSVSILLGLMAGTAVAFVLGKVDFSAVGDASWFHMAKPFYFGMPTFEITAILTMILVAMVSLVESTGVYFALGDITDKKISEEDLAKGYRAEGLAIVLGGLFNAFPYTAYSQNVGLVQLSGVKRNNVIYATGAFLVILGLVPKIGALTTVIPASVLGGAMVAMFGMVVAYGIKMLSHVNFASQENLLIIACSVGMGLGVTAVPELFAQMPTSIRILTDNGIVAGSLTAIGLNIFFNVLSKRNLNVVVREQKAS, from the coding sequence ATGAAGAATCAGCCTCTTAAACTGGCTTCACTTGGTATCCAGCATGTTCTTGCCATGTATGCAGGTGCGGTCATTGTCCCCTTGATCGTCGGAGGGGCCCTTGGACTTTCGGGAGAACAGCTTACGTATCTTGTATCCATCGATATTTTTATGTGTGGAATCGCGACCCTGCTGCAAGTGTGGAGTAATCGATTCTTCGGGATCGGACTACCGGTTGTTCTGGGATGTACGTTCACCGCAGTCGGCCCTATGATCGCGATTGGAGGTCAATATGGGATCTCAGCCATCTATGGATCGATTCTCGTTTCAGGTCTTTTCGTCATTGTGATCAGTAAATATTTTGGGAAGCTTGTCCGCTTTTTCCCGCCAGTCGTGACGGGTTCTGTCGTGACGATTATTGGAATCACACTGATCCCTGTTGCCATGAATAATATGGCAGGCGGTCAGGGAAGTGCCGATTTTGGTTCATTGGAAAATTTGTCATTAGCATTTGGAACGTTGGTATTCATATTATTCTTATATAAATTCTTTACAGGTTTTGTCCGCTCAGTATCCATTTTACTCGGACTGATGGCAGGAACGGCTGTCGCTTTCGTTCTCGGAAAAGTCGATTTCAGTGCTGTTGGCGATGCTTCGTGGTTTCATATGGCTAAACCATTCTACTTCGGGATGCCGACCTTTGAAATAACAGCCATCCTCACGATGATTCTTGTAGCCATGGTCAGCCTGGTAGAGTCAACGGGCGTGTATTTCGCCCTTGGGGATATCACTGATAAAAAGATTTCAGAAGAAGATTTAGCAAAAGGGTATCGTGCAGAAGGACTGGCCATCGTCCTCGGTGGATTATTCAATGCATTTCCGTATACGGCGTATTCTCAGAATGTCGGATTGGTTCAGCTTTCGGGTGTGAAGCGGAATAATGTGATATATGCAACGGGTGCCTTCCTTGTGATCCTTGGTTTGGTCCCAAAAATCGGTGCACTTACCACTGTGATTCCTGCTTCCGTATTGGGAGGTGCGATGGTCGCCATGTTCGGTATGGTGGTCGCGTACGGAATTAAAATGCTGAGTCACGTGAATTTTGCTTCACAGGAGAACTTATTGATCATCGCGTGTTCTGTAGGAATGGGACTTGGGGTAACGGCTGTCCCTGAATTGTTTGCTCAAATGCCAACAAGCATCCGCATCTTGACGGATAACGGAATCGTGGCCGGCAGTTTAACCGCGATTGGGCTGAATATCTTTTTTAATGTATTATCCAAAAGAAATTTGAATGTTGTGGTGAGGGAGCAAAAAGCTTCATGA
- the cobA gene encoding uroporphyrinogen-III C-methyltransferase, with protein sequence MGKVYLVGAGPGDPELITVKALRSIQKADVILYDRLVNKELLTYAKKGADLIYCGKLPNYHTMKQDTINHFLVRYAASGKVVVRLKGGDPFVFGRGGEEAEACAKKGIPFEIIPGITSGIAAAAYAGIPVTHRDASSSVAFVTGHKQNNQLEDEKWESLSKGIDTLAIYMGVSNLPYIREKLIQYGKSKHTPVALVHWGTTEVQKTVTGTLDTIIDIVKEEGIENPSMIIVGEVVRYREKIQWFEKKIIMSEAL encoded by the coding sequence ATGGGAAAGGTATATTTAGTCGGAGCGGGACCCGGAGATCCGGAACTGATCACGGTAAAAGCGTTAAGATCCATACAAAAAGCAGACGTCATTCTTTATGATCGCCTGGTGAACAAGGAACTTCTCACATACGCGAAGAAAGGGGCAGATTTGATCTACTGCGGAAAACTGCCAAACTATCATACGATGAAACAAGATACGATCAATCATTTTCTAGTACGCTACGCGGCAAGCGGAAAAGTGGTGGTCAGGTTAAAGGGGGGAGATCCCTTTGTGTTCGGAAGAGGCGGTGAAGAAGCGGAAGCATGCGCGAAAAAAGGGATTCCTTTTGAAATCATTCCGGGTATCACGTCAGGAATCGCAGCCGCTGCCTATGCAGGTATACCCGTCACTCACAGGGATGCAAGTTCAAGCGTTGCGTTTGTGACGGGCCATAAACAAAACAATCAACTTGAAGATGAAAAATGGGAAAGCTTATCGAAAGGAATCGATACCCTGGCCATTTATATGGGAGTCAGTAATCTCCCTTATATCAGAGAAAAGCTTATACAATACGGTAAATCCAAGCATACTCCTGTAGCACTTGTTCACTGGGGGACGACAGAAGTGCAAAAGACCGTTACAGGGACCCTTGATACCATCATTGATATCGTGAAAGAGGAAGGAATAGAAAATCCAAGCATGATCATCGTAGGCGAAGTGGTACGGTACCGTGAGAAAATTCAATGGTTTGAAAAGAAAATCATCATGAGCGAGGCTTTATAG
- a CDS encoding DUF3906 family protein, with amino-acid sequence MNLYRFEVTARDLVTIVVVAADTDEKAFDLVEIELEKYFLKKPDVRDISLYEKKRIRGNGAGFVLHEQETIITS; translated from the coding sequence ATGAATTTATATCGATTTGAAGTCACTGCCCGTGATTTAGTCACGATTGTCGTCGTAGCAGCTGATACGGATGAGAAAGCTTTTGACCTGGTTGAGATCGAGCTTGAGAAGTATTTCTTGAAAAAGCCGGATGTCAGGGATATCTCCCTTTATGAAAAAAAGAGAATCCGGGGAAATGGTGCAGGATTTGTCCTGCACGAACAGGAAACCATCATTACATCCTGA
- a CDS encoding xanthine phosphoribosyltransferase translates to MNVLKNKIKAEGVVLSETVLKVDSFLNHQVDPELMMEIGKEFAHRFKEEGITKILTIESSGIAPGVMAALYLNVPLVFARKKKSLTLTEGVLTSKVYSFTKQEENTISISREYIQKNDRVLLIDDFLANGQAALGLIDLVKQAEAVVAGIGIVIEKSFQNGGKIVRDTGYRVESLAEIESLENGEVQFKEEEATVS, encoded by the coding sequence ATGAATGTATTAAAAAATAAGATCAAAGCGGAGGGTGTCGTCCTTTCAGAAACGGTATTAAAGGTCGATTCATTCCTTAATCATCAAGTGGATCCGGAACTGATGATGGAAATTGGAAAAGAATTTGCGCATCGTTTCAAAGAGGAAGGAATTACGAAGATACTGACCATTGAATCGTCAGGGATCGCCCCAGGTGTGATGGCTGCCCTTTACTTGAATGTTCCACTTGTCTTTGCACGAAAAAAGAAATCGTTGACGCTTACAGAGGGAGTTCTTACTTCAAAGGTGTATTCATTCACAAAGCAAGAAGAAAATACCATTTCCATCTCGAGGGAGTACATACAAAAAAATGATCGAGTCTTATTGATCGATGATTTCCTGGCAAACGGGCAGGCAGCATTGGGGTTGATCGACTTAGTGAAACAGGCGGAAGCGGTTGTCGCCGGAATCGGGATAGTCATTGAAAAGTCATTTCAAAATGGCGGGAAAATCGTTCGGGATACTGGCTATAGAGTGGAATCTTTAGCTGAAATAGAGTCCCTTGAAAACGGAGAAGTACAATTTAAGGAAGAGGAGGCGACTGTATCATGA
- a CDS encoding LAGLIDADG family homing endonuclease produces MVLYMKRNKKCTLEKSEIIKMYEEGERTAEIARRANVSTRYINSVLQKNKVVRNPHGSWKRKYRVNEDYFKTWSNNMAYILGFFAADGYISSRNHTVCFSQKDPDILEKIKNELQSNHPLVLNNTEVHTLIIGSKVMKYDLMEIHGMTSDKSTSLRMPDIPEGYLSHFVRGYFDGDGFVNFDRKIVSFVGGSESFMSKLNLELQKRNFNSRLYADKKYFRVFITGRKTIYMFKKWLYQDVGLYLKRKYEVFDKETIQDASKIPENRMKRIKAAVKNRKKTFLRLYKKSMTIEEICKEIKINPATIKTWLKNDLEFKEEFDSIK; encoded by the coding sequence GTGGTGCTTTATATGAAAAGAAATAAGAAATGCACCCTAGAAAAATCTGAAATTATAAAGATGTATGAAGAAGGTGAAAGGACAGCTGAAATTGCCCGGAGAGCGAATGTATCCACCCGTTATATCAATTCAGTATTACAAAAGAATAAGGTGGTCAGAAACCCACACGGGAGCTGGAAACGAAAATACAGGGTTAATGAGGATTACTTTAAGACCTGGAGCAATAACATGGCCTATATACTCGGGTTCTTTGCTGCAGACGGGTATATCAGCAGCCGCAATCATACGGTTTGTTTTTCTCAAAAAGATCCTGACATACTAGAGAAGATCAAGAATGAATTACAGTCGAATCATCCATTAGTGTTAAACAACACAGAAGTTCATACATTAATTATTGGAAGTAAGGTTATGAAATATGATCTGATGGAAATACACGGTATGACGAGTGATAAATCAACTTCTCTTAGAATGCCGGACATCCCTGAAGGATATTTAAGTCATTTTGTTAGAGGATATTTCGATGGAGATGGCTTTGTTAACTTCGATCGAAAGATAGTCAGTTTTGTAGGTGGTTCAGAATCATTTATGAGTAAGTTAAATTTAGAGCTGCAAAAAAGAAATTTCAACTCTAGATTATATGCGGATAAAAAGTACTTTCGAGTCTTTATTACTGGAAGAAAAACCATTTATATGTTTAAAAAATGGCTTTATCAAGATGTGGGCCTATATTTAAAAAGAAAATATGAAGTATTTGATAAAGAAACGATTCAAGATGCTAGCAAGATACCTGAAAACAGAATGAAAAGGATAAAAGCAGCCGTGAAGAATCGAAAAAAGACGTTCTTGAGACTCTATAAAAAATCTATGACAATAGAAGAAATTTGTAAGGAAATAAAGATTAATCCTGCAACAATTAAGACTTGGTTAAAAAATGACCTGGAATTTAAAGAAGAATTCGATTCAATAAAATAA
- a CDS encoding precorrin-2 dehydrogenase/sirohydrochlorin ferrochelatase family protein, protein MLPIMIDVKDKQVTIIGGGKVALRKLSVFLEQGANITIISPEVVDEIRALHEEERIVWIKREVLPDDVNEAFIVIAATNKRSVNEQVKKYSDRNQLLCVVDDGDCGNMQMVSFTQKGTFTIAVSTGGASPFLAKKLTSQLSQPFDDSFIEKLAIISSKRKEIKASDLPEWEKRKLLRELSYKLEVIENE, encoded by the coding sequence ATGCTGCCGATCATGATTGATGTGAAGGATAAGCAAGTGACGATTATAGGTGGAGGAAAAGTGGCACTTCGTAAGCTCTCTGTCTTTCTTGAGCAGGGAGCAAATATTACCATCATCAGCCCTGAGGTGGTCGATGAGATCAGAGCATTACATGAAGAGGAGAGAATAGTATGGATCAAGAGAGAAGTGCTGCCGGATGATGTAAATGAAGCGTTCATCGTCATTGCTGCCACGAATAAGCGATCGGTGAACGAGCAGGTGAAAAAGTATTCCGACAGAAATCAGCTTCTATGTGTAGTGGACGATGGGGATTGTGGCAATATGCAGATGGTCTCCTTTACACAAAAAGGAACTTTCACCATCGCTGTTTCTACAGGCGGTGCAAGTCCATTCTTAGCAAAGAAGCTTACGAGTCAACTGTCTCAACCGTTTGATGATTCTTTCATCGAGAAGCTTGCAATCATTTCTTCTAAGAGAAAGGAAATCAAAGCATCGGATTTACCTGAATGGGAAAAAAGAAAGCTGTTAAGAGAACTTTCGTATAAGCTTGAGGTAATTGAAAATGAGTAA
- a CDS encoding ribonuclease H-like YkuK family protein: protein MKNNKDQHFSFQNLQEIGMSFEQVFEHIVKFMQSEPNGHYRLMVGTDSQVHHSHTTFITGIVILNEGNGVWACIRKIVIPRRMLQLHERISYELSLSEEIVSLFTEERKTQLIDIVLPYLYAGATFTMEGHIDIGNGKQNKTSKFVKEMVSRMEATGVEPKIKPDAFVASSYANRYTK, encoded by the coding sequence ATGAAAAATAATAAGGATCAACACTTTTCATTTCAAAATCTACAGGAAATCGGGATGTCATTTGAACAGGTATTTGAACATATTGTGAAATTCATGCAATCAGAGCCAAACGGCCACTATCGATTAATGGTTGGGACTGATTCTCAAGTTCATCACTCACATACGACCTTCATAACGGGAATTGTGATCTTAAACGAAGGAAATGGTGTGTGGGCATGTATAAGAAAAATAGTAATCCCAAGAAGAATGCTGCAATTGCATGAGCGGATCTCATACGAGTTATCATTATCCGAAGAAATTGTTTCGCTGTTTACTGAGGAAAGAAAAACTCAGTTAATCGATATCGTCCTTCCTTACCTTTATGCCGGAGCCACGTTTACTATGGAGGGGCATATTGACATCGGAAATGGGAAGCAGAATAAAACGAGTAAGTTTGTAAAAGAGATGGTTTCAAGGATGGAAGCCACAGGTGTGGAACCGAAAATTAAACCTGATGCTTTCGTCGCTTCGAGCTACGCCAACCGTTATACAAAATAA
- a CDS encoding staygreen family protein — protein MSEFKPEKLTVQYLPPASVFNPIDNRKYTLTHSDTTGELYLSIGCRYDLEKINMTMRDEVLGEWRRNLGQYTLTGKVYVSGGEFDQQLSNVRFMIFKRELPLALAAMVNGDKGFYTYYPWLLDAPIIICFESIFPEYQQTLYFGTPRQYLIK, from the coding sequence ATGAGTGAATTTAAGCCTGAAAAGTTAACGGTTCAATATCTGCCGCCTGCGTCCGTCTTTAATCCCATTGATAACAGGAAGTATACGTTAACCCATTCCGATACGACAGGCGAACTATACTTAAGTATCGGGTGCCGCTATGATCTTGAAAAGATCAATATGACCATGAGGGACGAAGTGTTGGGAGAATGGAGACGGAATCTTGGTCAATATACCCTGACCGGGAAGGTATATGTCAGTGGGGGAGAATTCGATCAGCAGCTTTCCAACGTACGATTCATGATCTTTAAGAGGGAGCTGCCACTGGCCCTCGCAGCAATGGTGAACGGGGATAAAGGCTTTTACACGTATTATCCATGGCTTCTTGATGCACCCATTATCATCTGTTTTGAATCCATATTCCCTGAATATCAGCAAACGCTTTATTTTGGAACACCAAGACAATATCTCATTAAATAA
- a CDS encoding sirohydrochlorin chelatase, with protein MKRAVLYVCHGSRLVKAREEAVAFIKRCQEHVEADIQEISFLELASPSIEEGFRSCVDRGATHLTVVPLLLLTAVHAKKDIPDEIQRCMGLYPHVKVKYGCPIGVHDRMVESVINKIEEAAPLHSSTTAILIGRGSSDPDVKRDFSALAELVYRKTAISEVRTCYLTATTPSFTETLESLKNTEGTVVFVPYLLFTGLLMKGIEKEIRRTHNQHILLANYLGYDPLVEQAFLDRVNESLWVKGEAYAADHD; from the coding sequence ATGAAACGTGCGGTATTGTATGTGTGCCATGGCAGTCGTTTGGTGAAAGCCCGTGAAGAAGCTGTTGCCTTCATCAAGCGATGTCAGGAACATGTCGAGGCGGATATTCAGGAAATAAGCTTCCTTGAACTTGCCAGCCCTTCCATTGAAGAAGGATTCCGTTCATGCGTGGACAGAGGGGCAACTCACCTGACTGTCGTACCACTCCTCCTTCTGACGGCGGTCCATGCCAAGAAGGATATCCCTGATGAAATTCAAAGATGCATGGGGTTATATCCTCATGTCAAGGTGAAATACGGGTGTCCAATCGGCGTACACGATCGGATGGTCGAAAGTGTCATCAATAAGATTGAGGAGGCTGCCCCACTTCATTCATCTACAACGGCCATTTTAATCGGAAGGGGAAGTTCAGATCCGGATGTTAAGAGGGATTTCAGTGCTCTAGCTGAGCTTGTCTACCGAAAAACAGCGATAAGCGAGGTAAGAACATGTTATTTAACGGCAACCACACCAAGCTTTACAGAAACTCTGGAGTCTTTGAAAAATACTGAGGGAACCGTCGTCTTCGTTCCTTATCTCCTATTCACCGGGTTATTGATGAAAGGGATCGAGAAAGAAATCCGCAGAACCCATAATCAACATATCCTCCTGGCGAACTATTTAGGGTATGACCCTCTTGTGGAGCAGGCATTTCTGGACCGGGTAAATGAATCTCTGTGGGTCAAAGGAGAAGCCTATGCTGCCGATCATGATTGA